One genomic region from Phragmites australis chromosome 1, lpPhrAust1.1, whole genome shotgun sequence encodes:
- the LOC133922320 gene encoding uncharacterized protein LOC133922320, which produces MGNCAVTQHAVTSWADDGEWDVPSTEEGVAGSGGKREDTAEVTIRITRRQLQELVEKRAGGSYGLKSRRSAAQLLADIMNAGKVYHHLQHCRAAHWKPALQSIPEAVES; this is translated from the coding sequence ATGGGCAACTGCGCCGTGACGCAGCACGCCGTGACGTCGTGGGCGGACGACGGCGAGTGGGATGTGCCGTCGACGGAGGAGGGCGTGGCTGGAAGCGGCGGGAAGAGGGAGGACACAGCGGAGGTGACGATCAGGATCACTCGGAGGCAGCTGCAGGAGCTGGTGGAGAAGAGGGCTGGCGGCTCTTACGGCCTCAAGAGCCGGCGGTCCGCGGCCCAACTACTGGCGGACATCATGAACGCAGGCAAGGTGTACCACCACCTCCAGCACTGCAGGGCGGCGCACTGGAAGCCCGCTCTGCAGAgcatcccggaggccgtggagTCATGA
- the LOC133889997 gene encoding uncharacterized protein LOC133889997, translating to MGNCCKLQRAASWVDDDEWEAAEDNGTAAVEKTERVEVKIRVTRRQLQELLDKAMGRDGKVQQVEKVLEELMSSGRVCYQPPEEMMREHWRPSLYTIPETAEES from the coding sequence ATGGGGAACTGTTGCAAGCTGCAGCGCGCGGCGTCGTGGGTGGACGACGACGAgtgggaggcggcggaggacaaTGGGACAGCCGCCGTAGAGAAGACGGAGCGCGTCGAGGTGAAGATCAGGGTGACAAGGAGGCAGCTGCAGGAGCTGCTGGATAAGGCCATGGGTCGGGACGGCAAGGTGCAGCAGGTGGAGAAGGTGCTGGAGGAGCTGATGAGCTCCGGCAGGGTGTGCTACCAGCCTCCGGAGGAGATGATGAGGGAGCATTGGAGGCCGTCCTTGTACACCATACCGGAAACTGCAGAGGAGTCATGA
- the LOC133890007 gene encoding uncharacterized protein LOC133890007, which translates to MGCGASQHAGESWADDGEWEEETSSEEGDHHHERKEHALEVTIRITRRQLQELMEKKGDGHGRGRGSRRATEQLLADIMNSGEVHHHDHHGEAHCHWKPALQSIPEAVES; encoded by the coding sequence ATGGGGTGCGGCGCGTCGCAGCACGCAGGGGAGTCGTGGGCCGACGACGGCGAGTGGGAGGAGGAGACCTCGTCGGAGGAGGGCGACCACCACCACGAGAGGAAGGAGCACGCCTTGGAGGTGACCATCAGGATCACCAGGAGGCAGCTGCAGGAGCTGATGGagaagaagggcgacggccacgggagagggagagggagccggCGGGCGACGGAGCAGCTGCTGGCGGACATCATGAACTCCGGGGAGGTGCACCACCATGACCACCACGGGGAAGCGCACTGTCACTGGAAGCCCGCGCTGCAAAGCATTCCTGAGGCCGTCGAGTCATGA
- the LOC133922328 gene encoding probable nucleoredoxin 2, with product MAGDREVEEALEGGGGIRSVLTVGSLVSPSGHEVHFPEVDGKIIGLYFAANWYPKCEAFTPVLAAAYHQLKERGAGFEVVLVSCDEDRPSFERFHRSMPWPAVPFGDLRCKKRLSEKFQVEGIPRLVVLAPDGQVVHPGATDLVHRYGERAFPFTAARVAELEADDQRKYASQTLEKLFSIDGRGYVNVGNEQVPISSLVGKTVGLYFSAHRCAPCIKFTAKLAAIYSNLKGKAEDFEIVYIPMDKEEDGYLRSCSDMPWLALPYDGAPSRALARYFDVREIPTLVVVGPDGKTVTRDGRNLVNLYVDMAFPFTDEQIRLLQEMEDEEAKGYPQSLRHRGHRHELSIVSEKSGGGPYICCECDEQGLGWAYQCIACGYEIHLRCGRNAESG from the exons ATGGCTGGAGATCGAGAGGTGGAGGAAGCACTGGAGGGTGGAGGAGGCATACGCTCCGTGCTCACTGTGGGCTCGTTGGTCTCTCCCTCCGGGCACGAG GTGCACTTTCCAGAGGTCGATGGCAAGATCATAGGCCTCTACTTCGCTGCAAACTGGTACCCGAAGTGCGAGGCCTTCACCCCGGTGCTGGCCGCGGCctaccaccagctcaaggagcGCGGCGCCGGCTTCGAGGTCGTCCTGGTGTCGTGCGACGAGGACCGGCCGTCGTTCGAGAGGTTCCACCGCTCCATGCCGTGGCCAGCCGTGCCCTTTGGCGACCTCCGGTGCAAGAAGCGCCTCAGCGAGAAGTTCCAGGTCGAGGGCATCCCGCGCCTGGTGGTACTCGCTCCGGACGGCCAGGTCGTacacccgggcgccaccgaccTCGTGCACCGCTACGGCGAGAGGGCGTTCCCGTTCACGGCAGCGAGAGTGGCGGAGCTGGAGGCTGATGATCAGCGCAAGTACGCGTCCCAGACGCTGGAGAAGCTCTTCTCCATCGATGGAAGAGGCTACGTGAACGTTGGCAATGAACAG GTTCCCATCTCGAGCCTCGTTGGGAAGACGGTGGGGCTCTACTTCTCGGCGCACCGGTGCGCGCCGTGCATAAAGTTCACGGCGAAGCTGGCAGCCATATACAGCAACCTGAAGGGCAAGGCCGAGGACTTCGAGATCGTGTACATCCCCATGGACAAGGAGGAGGACGGCTACCTGCGGTCGTGCAGCGACATGCCGTGGCTGGCACTGCCGTACGACGGCGCGCCGTCGCGGGCGCTGGCGAGGTACTTCGACGTGCGGGAGATCCCGACGCTGGTGGTGGTCGGGCCCGACGGCAAGACGGTGACGAGGGACGGCAGGAACTTGGTCAACCTCTACGTCGACATGGCGTTCCCGTTCACCGATGAGCAGATCAGGCTGCTGCAGGAgatggaggacgaggaggccaAGGGGTACCCGCAGTCGCTGCGCCACCGGGGCCACCGCCACGAGCTCAGCATCGTGTCGGAGAAGTCCGGTGGAGGGCCCTACATCTGCTGCGAATGCGACGAGCAGGGGCTCGGCTGGGCGTACCAGTGCATCGCCTGCGGCTACGAGATACACCTCAGGTGCGGCCGGAACGCGGAGAGCGGTTAG